The Novosphingobium aromaticivorans DSM 12444 genome segment TGCATTACCAAACCGTCAGGCGGCCTGATGAATGCGAATTCTGCGACAGCAACTCGGGCCCGTTGCCGCTCAATATTGCCCTTGCCTTCATGGAGCATCGCACAGCGCAGGGCGTATATATCTCGAGCATCTAAAGGACGCGCCCCAGTCGGCACCAATTTTTGTGCCATGTGGCGATTCCACCAATTCACAAACCGAGCGCGGCTGCCTGCATTCGGTGCATCGTAACCACCACAAATGTCGGGAACTGATAAGGCAAGTGCTAGTGCTGCATGCCAAATGCCTGCGGATGCGCACGCTCGCAAATCATCAATCAAGTGCTGCATATCTTCCTCTGACGGCGGTAACGACGCCTAGCCTTACCGCATATCCCCGCCGTCGATGCAATTCGTCGACGCCCTTACCCTTGATGCACCGCGCCGCACCCGCGAAGGCTTCATGGCCGTCCGCGCCAAGGCCGCCAGGGTCGGCGTCTATGACTACCTCGGCTCCGAGATCGATCCGGAGAATAAGCACGGCCTGCGCGACAAGGGCATGGTCAAGGTGCTGCGCGACGAGGCCACCGTCTTCGACATGGCGGCGGTGCGGTCCTTCGTCGGCAAGCCGATCACCGACGATCACCCTACCGAGGCCGTCACTGCCGACAACTGGCGCCAGCACGCGCGCGGCACCGTCATGGGCGCGATCCGCGACGGCGATTATCTCGCGTTCGACCTCCTGCTGACCGACGCCGATGCGATTGCCAAGGTCGATGCCGGCAAGTGCGAACTCAGCAACGGTTATGCCGCGTCGCTGGAATTCGGCGACTTCGCAGCGCCCGACGGCACCAAGTGTGTCGCGCGCCAGACTTCCATCCAGGGCAACCACGTCGCGCTGGTGGACCGGGGTCGAGCTGGCCCCGAATGCCGCATCTCGGACGCGTTTGCGCACTGCGATGCAATTCCGACTACCATCATGGAGCCTGTCATGAAGACGATCATGCTCGACGGTATCCCCGTCAATCTGGGCGATGCAGCCGCCGTCGAAGCGGCGATCGCCAAGCTGCAGGACACTGCCGCCAAGGCCGCAACTGCCCTCACCGATGCCGAAGCCAAGCTCAGCACCGAGACCGGCAAGGTCGCCGCGCTCGAGAAGCAGCTCGCCGATGCCAAGGCCGAACTCGAACCGGCTCGTCTCGACCAGCTGGTTGCCGATCGCGCCGCGCTGGTGGCGAAGGTCAAGGCAATTGCGCCCGACCTGGTCGTCGATGGCAAGACCGACGCGGAAATCCGCCGCGCCGTGGTCGCTGCCAAGCTCGGCGATGCCTGCCCGAAGGATGACGCCGGCGTTGCCGGTGCGTTCGCGGTGCTGACCGCCACCAACGACGAAAAGCCTGAGGTGCACAACCTCGCCCCGGCGAAGTTCGCCGATTCCGCAACCGTCGTCGCGTCGATCCGCGCCGCGCGCTACGCCTAAGGAGGCTGACAGATGCCCGAACTTCAGACCAGCTACACCGGCACCGTCGCCAAGGGCTACGCCGGCATGATCGCCAATGGCGAAACCTCCAACCGCATCAGCCGCACCGTCGAGGATGCGGCCGGCATCGCATTCGGCAAGCCCGTCTATCGCGGCTCTGGCGATCACGGCTGCACCGCCACGGTCGGCACCCTCGCCACCTTCCTGGGCTGGACCGTCGCGACGTCGGCGATGGCCCCGGTCGCCGGTCAGGATGCCGACGAGTACCAGCAGTACGATACCGCCACGATCATCACTTCCGGCGCGATCTACGTCGCGGTCAAGGGCGCGGTGACTGATGGCGCGGCACTGACCGTCGGCACCGGCGGCGGAGCTGCCGACCTTGTTGGCGCCACAGCAGCCGACGCAACCCACATCGCGACGGGTTGGGTCGCGGACGAAACTGTCACCGACGGCCTGTGCCGCATCGTGAAGCGCTAAGGGGACTGAAACAATGACCGCACTTTCGTTCTTCGACCGCGCTTCGGGCCAGATCACTGACCCCGGCGCATTCATGCTGGCTGATGCCGCGACCAAGAAGCAGGTCATCGCGCTGTGGGCAAACGACAACGCCCGCCATGCCGCGACCTTCGCTGACAAGGTCGATGCGTTCCTTCAGGACGCCCAGGTCGGTTATGCCTTCCTGACGCCCCAGCTTCACCGCATCGAGGCCGAGGTCTACATGACCCGGTATCCCTCGTTCGACATCAGCCGTTTCATGACGGTCGATACCTCGGGCGACATGTGGGATGTCGGCACCGTCGTCTATTCCATGGACAATGTCGGCCAGGCTGAATTCATGGGCGGCGGCGCTTTCGACATGCCCTACGCTTCGACCCAGATGAACCAGGCCACGCGCAACTTCCATCTCGCCGCGATCGGCTACGAGTGGAACACGCAGGAAATGCAGCGCGCCGCCAAGCTCGGTCGCTCGCTCTCGTCTGACAAGGCGCAGGGTGCGGTTCTGGCTGCCGACCGCTTCATCTACGGCATTGCCATGACCGGCAAGACGCCACGCGGTGAAAGCGAAAAGGGCTGGACCGGCTTCATCAACAACGGTTCAGCGCCCTCCGCGCAGGTCGCGGCGGATGGCACTGGCTCCTCGCGCCTCTGGGCGGACAAGACGCCCGACCTGATCCTGCGTGACATCAATGCTGCGCTTACCGCTGTCGAGACTGGCACGGGCGAGACGCACATCGCCAATACGCTGGCCCTTCCAACGTCGCGCTACAACTACATCGCGACGACCCGCGTCGGCGACACCAACGCGACGATCCTGTCGTTCCTGCTGGCAAACAACGTGGCTGGCGAGGCTCTGACGATCCTCAAGAGCCGCGAACTCGAAACGGCCGGCACCGGCTCGACCACGCGCATGATCGCCTACGACAACAACCCGCAGGTTCTCAAGTTCATGCTGCCTGGCGCGCACCAGTTCCTGCCCGCGTTCCAGAAGTCCAGCCTCGTCTACGAGGTCGGCGGCATCATGAACGTCGGCGGCTGCGACGTCCGCCTGCCCAAGGCGATCGTCTACCGCGACAGCTTCTGAGGAGCGCTGACATGGCACAGGTCAAGAACATCAGCACTGGCCCGCGTGGCGCCTATCTCAAGGGCGCCTACGTGGAGGCCGAGGTGGGCGCGGTCATCGAGGCCGATGACTTCGCCGAGGAATGGTTCGAGGAGGTCAAGGCCTCCAAGGCCAAAGCGGACGCCAAGTCCGAATAACCTCGGGGTCGCAACAGGGGTGGCGAAGGGGCTGGCGGCAACGCTGGCCCCTTTTGCTTTGCCCTGACGGCGGTAACCTCATGTCGACGCCTGCGCCATGCCCACCCCATGGCCTACTCCGCCCCCACCGCAGCCACACTCAAGGCCCGCTACCCAGCCTTCACCGCCGTCGCCGACGCCACCATCGACTACTGGCTGGCCGAAGCGGCGGAGGATTGCGCGGGTTGGCCCGACAGCCTCAGGGCTCGCGGTGAAATGGCCCTCGCCGCGCATCGCATGGCAGAGTTGGGCATCGTCGCCGGCACTGTCCCCGCCGGCGTCACCTCGTTCAAGTCCGGCACCTTCTCGGCCACGGTTTCGGACGGAGTTGCATCGCGCACCGGCTACGACGCCACACTCTACGGTCGAGAGTTCCGCCAGCTGGCCCGCAGCGTATTCGGCGGACCGCGCCTTGCATGGCAGCCGAGCGCCGAGCCGTGCTGAACCAGATCTTCGCCAGCCTTGCCACAGGCTTTGCCGCGCAATTCGGCGCGCCGTTTCAGGACGTGTCGGCGACGTGGCCGGGCACCGCGGTCTATGACGACGGGGGCAGCATCGTGACCCCTGGCACGCCGGTTTCGCTGCCCTGCAAGGCGCAATTCGACGTGCCGACCGAGGCGATGCGCAGTGATCCCGGCTTTCTCGAAAAGGACATGCGGCTAATCGTCCTCACTGCCACGCTCGACGGTACTCTCGACAGCGAAGCCAATATCGTCGTCGCCACCGGCGAGCATGCCGGCACATGGTCGCTGGAATCCATCACGGGCGATCCCGCTGGCATCGGTTGGGAATGCCGCGCCCGAAAGATCGCCTGATGGCGATGAAGGGCGCAGACAAGCACCTGCGGAGGTTGCGCCGGTTGAGCGACGAAGCCGTCGACATGGCCGGTAAGGTCGTGTTCGTCGGCTCCGACATGGTCCGCGCCGAGGCCTTCCGCTCGATCTCGGCGGGGTCGGTGTCCGGAAAGAACCACGTGCCCAGCGCACCTGGCGAACCGCCCAACCGCGATACCGGGGTCTTGCAGGATAACCTTGTCAACGAGAAGACCGGTCCACTCAGCGCCGAAGTGCGGTCCGAGGGCCCCTATGCCACCGAACTCGAACTCGGAACGTCGAAGATGGAGGCGCGCCCGTATATGCGCCCCGCGCGCGACGCGACCGAGCCGAAGATTCAGCGCCTGTTCCGCGAGGAAATGGGCAAGCTGGTGAGGAGGTCGGGCAAATGAAGACAATCAAGCTCGCGAAGGCTTGGACCTATCGCACCCCGGAAGTGACGATCGACTATCTGGCCGGGGAACATCAGGTCCGGGACGAAATCGCGGCACAGGCACCGAAGGAGAAGCGCAATGGCGGTAGGACTGCAAAAGCTCGTCCGGCGCGCGCTGCTGTCGCGCCTGAAGGCTGACGCTGCCCTGACCGCTCTAGTCCCGGCGGCATCGATCAATCCGCCAGGCGCTCCGGCGTGGCCTTTCATCGTCCTTCGCGCGCCGGTCACGCAGCGGCTCAAGGCGGCCTGCGTCAACGGTGGTCAGGGCTCGTGGGATGTGCATGCTTTCGCAGGCCCTCGTCTGTCAGGTGGGGCCGTCGTGGAAACTGCCGAGGATCATGCAGGATCGATCGGCGCGGCCATCGAAACCGCTCTGGCGGACAACTGGCTAGCGCTACCTGCAGGTTCCCGTGCCCGGATCAGGCTCAGCGATATCCGGTTGCTGACCGACGGCGACCCCGACCACTATCACTGGTTCTGCCAGTGCAATTGGCGAGTGCTTTCGGCCTGATGGCGTGATACCTTCGCGCCGTGGACTACCTCACCAAGGACCAACTCGGCTCGCTGCTGGCCGTGCTGATCGCGCAGTTGCAGCGCAATGGCGTCCTGACACCCGATGACTTCGACACCATGAAGCGCAGGTTGATCGAAGGTGACGACGAGGTTGTGGCCGATGCCATCACGGGTGTCCTGCTCAGCGACATCATCGACGAACCGCAGCGCCGGCGGGCGACGATGCATGTGATTGCTGAGCAGGATTAGCTAACTTTTAGGCCGCCTCCCGCCACTCGCGGTCATGACGGAACTGCAGCGGGACCACGTTTGTCTCGTCCATTCTATCCAAATGTTCAGTCATCTCTCTGATGAGCTTCGCAAGCTCTTCGTCCGGAAGCATGGCCATGAGAACCATGACCCGCAACATACGGTCTGCCGGCCCTGGAATTTCCACTTGCCCCTTTTCCCAGCGCGCAACGGTCTGGCTGGAAACGCCAAGTACTTTCGCCAAGCTGCTTTGAGTATGGTCAATGGCAACCCGCATGAAGCGGATTTCCTTGGGGGCCAATGTCTTTCGGTGCTCCGCCAGATTGAGAGCAATCACCTTATGCAATCCTTCGCGGTCTTGCACATAAGTAAAGGTTTCCCCGTCAATTTCCTCAATCTCATAGCCATTGCACAGGTAAATACCATCCAGCCCGCAACCTCTATACAGAAGAGGTTCGGCGCACATGGCTTCGCCCTCAATATAGTAGTGTTCAGCTTCGCTGGTCATTTTAGGTCTTCCCATTCGACGGTCTTGATGAAGAGGCGCTTGTTGCGGATCACGATCGTGACCACCCCAATCTCTCTCATCCCCCGCATCTTCTCGACAATTTTACATTTCCATTCCGCGGGTCGATCACCAGGGGTGACATCGCCACGGATCTCTCCGGTCTTGAGGGCCCGTAGAACTTGGACGTCGGAAATTCCGCGCTCTTCCATCCTCTCGATGGCATGGCTTCCAAAGGCAACCTCGCCTACGTCAGCCAGCTCGTGAATGCGTCTTTCGAGCTTTTCCCGCTCGAGTCGCATTTCGATAATGCGTCGTTCCGGTTCCCTCATCCACCTGTCATTATGATAGGTGGTACACGCAGTCAATGAAGAAAGCGTTGATTGGTTCCCTCGATGGTACGGCCATTAGGCCGCCCTCTGACGGCGGTAACGACCGACCCTGACCCAGCCTAAGCCCTTCGCGATGATTGCGAGGAGCCCGCGCTGATGTCCCTTCCCGTCGAAGCCGATTTCGCCCTGATCAAACTCGGCGATGGTGCGACCCCAACCGAAGTGTTCGCCATTGCCTGCGGCCTGCAGGATGTGAACGTCAATCGCACCGCCAACAGCTCGGACCGCTTCGTCCGCGACTGCGCCAAGCCCGGCGAGGTTCCCACCCGCAAGGTTCGCGTGAACGGCAAGCAGCTCGACATCACGGGTTCCGGCCTCATCGACAAGACCCACATCGACACGTTCGAGGAGGCGCTGGGCACCGCGAAGAACTACAAGGTCGAACTATATGCCGACGACGGAACGGACGCTGGCGATCTAATCGGCACTTTCGCCGGGCCGTTTGTGATGACCGCCGCCAACATGGCGATCACGCGTGAAGGTGGCGGCACTGCCGAAGTTACCCTCGCCAACCACGGCCCATGGACCTGGACGCCGGCCGGGTAATCCATGGAAACGCGGATCAACCGCCTATTCGCAGGTGAGGAGCGCGCCTTCTGGCTTCCGATGTCGCGCGTCATTGCATTCGAGCGCGAGGCGGGTTGCTCGATTTTTGCCCTGTTCTACGCGCTGGGTGAGAACCTTGGCGCGGCGGAAAGCGGCGACATGGTCCTGATCGGGGCGAGCGACGCACGGCTAAAGCAGTGCCATTCCCTGATCTCCAACGCCCTCATCGGCGCGGGCGAGAGCGAGCAGGAAGCCCGCGACCTTATCCAGACCTATTGCTTCCCAGCGCGACCAGCGATTCATGACGCGGCACTGGCGTTCCAGATCCTCCGCGCTGCGATCTACGGCATCCAGTTGCCGGAAGGCTCAAAAAAAAAGGCCGACGACGCGACGTTGAGCCCTTCGTAAAGGGTGTCGTCATCGGCAATTGCGGTGAGCTAGGGCTGAACTGGGAGCGCACCTCCCTTTCCATGTACTACGAGGCAATCGCCGCTCGCGATCCGGAGCAGCAAAAGGATGCGGCTGCCGACACGGTGGGTTTGTCGCGGTTCCTCTCGGCGCATGCGACGGGCTGAAGTTGACGCGACGCGCCTCGGGGTGCCATTTCCGACGTCATGTTGAACCTCCAAGGACCATGGGTCGTTCGCGGCCTGGCGGCGATAGGTACCCTACTCATTTTCATGGGCCTGTGGCTGGCGTGGGGCACGTTGCGCATGCACACCCCCCAACCGGAATACGGCGAGGCTGCGATCTACATGATCCAGCTTGCCGAGCAGCAGGTCTATGTCACCCGTCTGATCCTCGCTGCGGCCCTATTTATAGCCGGTGTGGTCAGCTGGGTTGGGGCCTGCATCGTGGCCGCAATCCACGGCAAGCCCTGACGGCGGTAACCTGCCCTCCCCTCGAAACATAGGTTCGCCCCGCCACCGGAGCGGACCCAATGCCAGAGATCGATCCCGTCATTCTGCAGCTTCAGGCGGACCTGAAGCAGTATCGCTCTGACCTCACCGGCGCCCAGAGGCTCACCGAAACGAAGCTCGCCGCCATCGAGGCTCGCGGCGTCGCGATGGGGCAGAACATCCGCAAGGGCTTTGACCTCGCGAAGGGCGCGGCGATTGGCTTCCTCGCAACGGTCAGTGTCGACGCGCTGACACAGGCGGCCAAGCGCGGCCTCGATTATGCATCCAGCCTCGGGGAAGTTGCGCAGCAACTCGGCGTAACCACGGACGCGCTTCAGGAATATCGCTACGCCGCGTCGCAGGCTGGTCTTTCCCAGGAGGAAATGGACCAGGCGCTGTCGCAGCTCACCCGCCGCATTGGCGAGGCAGCGAGCGGGACAAAGGCGCAGGCCGAGGCCTTCACGAAGCTCGGCATCTCGGTCAAGGACGCGAACGGGAACGTCATGGACGCCGGTCGGGCGATCCCCATGATCGCCGATGCGCTGCAAAAGATCGAGAGCCCGGCCGAGCGCGCCGCGATCCTCATGGACTTGTTCGGACGCGCCGGCCAGAAGCTCGAACCGCTGCTTTCGGGTGGTTCGGCGGCTGTGAACGAGTTGCGCGACGCGGCGCACAAGCTCGGCATCGTCCTGTCGGAAGACCAGATTCAACGGGCGGACGAGACGGCGGACAAGCTTTCCGCTCTCAAGCAAGTCCTTGAGGCGCGTATCGCGGGGGCAGTCTCGGACAACGCCAGTGCGATCCTCTCGCTTGCCAACGCGCTGGCCAGCGTCGTTGACTGGGCGGGCAAGGCCGCAGACGCCTACCGCCGGTTCAAGCTCGAACAGGGGCTGCGGGAATCGCAGGCGATGCAGACGGGCTGGTTCCGCTCCGATGCTGACCGCGCCAAGGGCCAGCGGGACGAGCAGCTGTATCGCTACGAAATTGCCAAGATGGACGGCAAGGTCGACACGACCGGCGGCTTCCGGGACTACCGCATCACCGGGATCGGAGGCGCCAGCGCAACCCCAGCACCCGGGGCTGTCGCATCTGCGGCGACAACTAAGAAGACGAAGGCAGCTACTGCCGGACCTTCAGGCCCATCTGCCGCCGAGATCATGGCCCGCATCGACAGCCAGTTGGCGTCTATGGCGCAGCAGGCCCTGTCCGCGATGGAGAGCGTCGCCAAGTCCGCCGATGAGCGTGCGGAACTTGAACTGCGCAGCGTCGAGCTGGCGCGCGTTCGGGCCTTGCGAGAGGTTGACACTGACACGGACCTTGACCGGCTCGGCAAAGAGGGAGCGGCGAACCAGCGTGCGCGCCTCAAGACGCAGATCGAGGCGTTGGCCGATGCCGAACGCGACCGCATCGAGCAGCGCCGGAAGGCGGAACTCGAACAAGACGCCCGCGACCTCGCCCAGGAACGCTACAGCACCGATCGCGACGGATTGCAGATCCAGTACGATCTCGCGGACAGTCAGACCGAGCGGAAACGCCTTGCGCTCGAAATGCTCGACCTCGAGCTGCGCTATCAGAAGGCGCTGCTCGAAGGCGTGATCGCTTCGGAAACTGCGACCGAGGCAGAGAAAAAGCGCGCTCAGGCGGCACTCGACGGTCTTAATGCAACAGCATCCGGCAAGCGCGAGGCGGCCTCGCGGTCCAACGAGACGCCGCTGGAAGCATATCGTCGGAAGCTCGATCGCAGTCCGGACGCGATCAACGAGCAAGTCGAATCCTACGTCGTCGAAGAACTCGACAACGTCCGCGACGGCATCCGCGGTGCGCTGGAAAAGGCGATCGGCACCGACGATCCGCTGATTTCTGGCCTGCTGAACCTCTTGATCGAGCAGGTCATTCTGCGTCCACTCGCCGAAGCTCTGGCGAGCGCGTCCGGCGGGGGCGGCGGATTTCTCGGTGCCGTCGCGTCCGGCATCGGCTCATTGTTCGGCCGAGCATCGGGCGGATACGTCGCGCCTGGCCAGATGGTGCGGGTCAACGAAGGCGCGTCGCCGGGTCGCGTGGAAGGCTTCATCCCGCAGGGCGGCGGACACATCGTGCCGCTGGGCCGCATGAATGCGCTGCGCCAGGCAGGCGGTCAGAAGGTTTTTCAGATCAGCATCGACGCTCGCAACAGCGTTACCCCCGACGGATTTGCGCGCGAACTGTCGAGCCAAATCCTGCGCCAGGCCGCCGCGATGGACGGCCAGACTGCGCAAGCAGTCCTCAAGGCCGCGCCGGGCCGGATGAGCCAGTACCAGCGGGACAAAATCTGATGCCCTCGTACCGCGAAAGCTTCGTGTTCTACATCGATACCCCAGATCCGGCTGTATTCTGGTCCGGCGTCGGCCCGCTCCTTCTTGCGGCCGATGCCGTGGTCCCGAGCCCGATAATCATCATGGGCGCAGGGCAGCTTGTCGACATTCCCGCTCTGGAGCAGCTGATCAACGGCAAGGCGCAGCGTCTCGAAGTTACACTGTCGGGCGTCAGCGAGGAAACAGTCGCGCTTGCTGCCGAAGAGGCCCCTACCATACCGGGGGCACCGGTTTACATCGGCCGGATCGAGTTCGACGAAAACTGGCAGGTCGTGGCCATCGAATGGGAATGGACCGGTCAGGGCATCGGGCTATCGGTGAGCAGTCAGGACAGCAGCGGCCTGCGTGTTCGAAGCCTCGTTCTGACGATCGGCGCTGGTGACACCTCACGTCGTCGGTCGGCCTTTGCCTACTTCACCGATGCCGACCAGCGCTACGACTTCCCGGACGACGCTGTGTTCAGCAACGTCGGGGGCATCTCGCAGGGCACGACCCGTCGCTGGGGGCCGAACTGATGCCGGATCTGGGCGACTTCCTCGTTGCAGCCTCGCATCGCAAACATCGCTACGGCGAATGGGATTGCTGCACGTTCCCGGCAGACTGGTGCATCGCCAACGGCTGGCCTGACCCGATGGCCGAGTGGCGGGGCGGCTACATCGACGCCAGCGCTGCCGATGACGGGCTTCTGCCCTTGTTCGCCGCAGGCATGTTCGGCTCCGGCATTGGCGCCACGAAAGAACCGGTCGCGGGCGACGTAGGTGTCGTCTCGGTCCTGGGGCAGGAGGCGGGGGCGATCTTCACTGGCAAGCGGTGGGCGTTGGTCGCGCCGCGCGGACTGGCTTTCGCTTCGCTGGAGCCGAGTTGTGTCCTGATGGCTTGGAGTGTGACGCGTGGGTAAACTGCTGGGCTCCATATTGCTGATCGGCGCGGCGCTGGCTGTAAATTTCATCCCGGGTGTCGGACAGGCACTCAGCGGTGCGCTCGGCGGCGTCATTGCAGGCACGGGTGTCTACGCCACTACGGCGTTTTCGATCGCATCGACCCTCGTATCCGGCCTGACGCTGGGCGTGACTGCGTTGGGTTTGCAATCCCTTGGCGGCATTCTCGGCTCAGGCGGGATCAAATCCGAAACCCTCGAATCCGCCAAGAAACAACCTCGTCCAGAGCGCGTGTCGGCCTATGGCCGCCTCCGACTCTACGGCGCGTGGATCGTCTACGAGACGGCCTCGGAAAGCAGCGTCGTTTCCGGCGGAGGCGTCGGCACTGCCGTCGACATCTTCGCCATCCACGACGGCGAAATGGACGGTCTGGAACAGCGCTATCTCAACGACGACAAGGTCTACCTGTCCGGCGATTTCGTGACGCCGGGTTCTGACGGGCGATACGGAGACCTCAAGGTCAGCTTCTACCACACGACCGGTACCATCCCCGGCACGGGCGGGACGAACGACCCCGCAAAGCGCCTTCTCGGACCGTCGGTCTGGACCGAAGATCACCGTGGCGACGGTGTTGTCCTCGTTTTTCTGTTCTGCGCTCCGGTCTCGAAGAAGTTCCAGGAGATCTACCCGCAGGGCATTGCACCGATCCCGTCGCTGGTCGCGCGCTGGCAGGCTTGCCCAGATCCAGCGGCTGTCGATCCCCTTGACGAGGGCAGCTGGACGTGGACCGAGAACCCGGTGCGTCAGCTTCTGCACTACATGCTGGTACGCGAAGGTCCGCGCCCTGCCCTGCCACGCAGCCACGTCGACTATGCCACGGAACTCGCGGCGCTGCGCACTGCCTGGTGGAACCGCTACATTGCACCGACGCTGAACTACTGGACCGACGCCGCCGCCGTTTGCGATGAGGCTCGCTCGCTCAAGGCGGGCGGATCGGAAGCAAAGTATCGGTGCTGTCTCGCCCACAAGCACACGGATTCACCGGAGGAGGTCAAGAGCGCCTTCCTGACTGCGTTCGATGGCTGGATGGCACCGCGCGCGGACGGGGCGTACGTGATCTATGCCGGCAAGAGTTACACGCCGACGGTCAGCATCGGACCGGACGAGATCGTCTCCTATACGTGGGACGGCGGCGGCGTCGACGACGACGAGGCGGTCAACGAGCTGGTGTGCACCTATGTCTCGTCGCTCCACGACTATAACACCGTCCAGTGCGACCCGTGGCGTGACGACGGCGACATCACCGCGCGCGGCCGGATACTGTCCTCGAACTTCGATCCCAACGTGCCCAGCCATGCCCAGAGCCGCTATCTGGCGAAGCGCAAGATGGCGCGCCAGAACGCGATCAATCGCGGAACCGTGACGACCAACATTGCCGGTCGCGCCGCGCGCGGCGAACGCTACATCAACCTGCGCATCGAGGAGGCCGGGGCGGTTTTCTTTGATGGCGTGGCTGAAATCACGGGCCTGTCGCGTTCGCTGACGGGGGGCGTGACGTTCCAGTGGGTCGAGTTCGATCCCAATGTCGATGCATGGACGCCAGTCACCGAGGAAGGCGAACCGGCGGCCGTCGGGAACCGGGTAGCGCCCGAATCCCTCACAACGCCGAGCATCACGGGGTCGGCGGCGGAGTTTGATGGCGCGGACGCCTACCTCGCGCTCGATGTGGATGGGCCCGACCGCGACGACGTAACCTGGTTCGCGCATTGGCGCATCGATGGTGCAACGGTCTGGGGGGCTGATCTCACCTATCCCGATATCGATGCCGGTTCACCGATCGCTCTACGGGTCGGGCCGGTGACCGTAGATCAGGATATCGAGGTGGAAGTGGCCTATCAGGTCGGGGACGGGCGCGTGTCCGAGTGGTCGGCGCCGGTCACGGTCAGCACGGTCTCCGAAATCATCTACGACGGTGGCACGGCATGACGACGACCGTCTCGATCCGCTTCAAGTTCCGGCGCGGGACCGCTTCCGAGTGGACGACCGCAAATCCGGTGTTGCTTGCCGGGGAGCCGGGTCTGGAAACCGACACCGGCAAGATGAAGTTTGGCGACGGTACAACTGCTTGGAACAGCCTGGCCTATTTCGGCGGTACTCCGGTGATTGCCGATGGGTCTATCACGCTCGCCAAGTTGGCTGACGTTGCGACCGGGACCGTGTTCTATCGCAAGACCGCAGGCTCTGGCGCTCCCGAAGTCCAGACCCTTGCTACGCTGAAGACGGATCTCGGGCTTACTGGCACCAACAGCGGCGATGCCCCGTGCATCATCGACATCTTCACCTCTAGCGGTACATGGACGAAGCGGGCCGGCCTCAAGGCGGCACGCACTGTGGTCATCGGCGCCGGCGGCGGTGGCGCCGCCGGCCGCAAAGGTGCGGCAGGTTCTGCCCGATCGGGCGGCGGCGGAGGGGGCGGCGGTGCGTTCTCTGAATCCATCATTCCGGCAACGCTGCTCGGTGCGACAGAAACGGTCACGGTTGGAACTGGCGGCGCCGGCGCTCCTGCGCAGTCTACAAACTCAACCGATGGAGCGGCGGGCACTGCGGGCGGGCTGTCGTCCTTCGGGGGGCATGTCTACGCGCGCGGGGGCAATGGCGGCAGCGCGGGTGCATCTGCCAACCTCGCGGCAGGATTTGCGGCGGGCGGCGTGTTCTCTGGCGG includes the following:
- a CDS encoding GTA-gp10 family protein, giving the protein METRINRLFAGEERAFWLPMSRVIAFEREAGCSIFALFYALGENLGAAESGDMVLIGASDARLKQCHSLISNALIGAGESEQEARDLIQTYCFPARPAIHDAALAFQILRAAIYGIQLPEGSKKKADDATLSPS
- a CDS encoding helix-turn-helix domain-containing protein: MTSEAEHYYIEGEAMCAEPLLYRGCGLDGIYLCNGYEIEEIDGETFTYVQDREGLHKVIALNLAEHRKTLAPKEIRFMRVAIDHTQSSLAKVLGVSSQTVARWEKGQVEIPGPADRMLRVMVLMAMLPDEELAKLIREMTEHLDRMDETNVVPLQFRHDREWREAA
- a CDS encoding DUF3168 domain-containing protein — translated: MAVGLQKLVRRALLSRLKADAALTALVPAASINPPGAPAWPFIVLRAPVTQRLKAACVNGGQGSWDVHAFAGPRLSGGAVVETAEDHAGSIGAAIETALADNWLALPAGSRARIRLSDIRLLTDGDPDHYHWFCQCNWRVLSA
- a CDS encoding DUF2213 domain-containing protein → MQFVDALTLDAPRRTREGFMAVRAKAARVGVYDYLGSEIDPENKHGLRDKGMVKVLRDEATVFDMAAVRSFVGKPITDDHPTEAVTADNWRQHARGTVMGAIRDGDYLAFDLLLTDADAIAKVDAGKCELSNGYAASLEFGDFAAPDGTKCVARQTSIQGNHVALVDRGRAGPECRISDAFAHCDAIPTTIMEPVMKTIMLDGIPVNLGDAAAVEAAIAKLQDTAAKAATALTDAEAKLSTETGKVAALEKQLADAKAELEPARLDQLVADRAALVAKVKAIAPDLVVDGKTDAEIRRAVVAAKLGDACPKDDAGVAGAFAVLTATNDEKPEVHNLAPAKFADSATVVASIRAARYA
- a CDS encoding DUF4258 domain-containing protein, with translation MREPERRIIEMRLEREKLERRIHELADVGEVAFGSHAIERMEERGISDVQVLRALKTGEIRGDVTPGDRPAEWKCKIVEKMRGMREIGVVTIVIRNKRLFIKTVEWEDLK
- a CDS encoding DUF4054 domain-containing protein encodes the protein MAYSAPTAATLKARYPAFTAVADATIDYWLAEAAEDCAGWPDSLRARGEMALAAHRMAELGIVAGTVPAGVTSFKSGTFSATVSDGVASRTGYDATLYGREFRQLARSVFGGPRLAWQPSAEPC
- a CDS encoding DUF2184 domain-containing protein; translation: MTALSFFDRASGQITDPGAFMLADAATKKQVIALWANDNARHAATFADKVDAFLQDAQVGYAFLTPQLHRIEAEVYMTRYPSFDISRFMTVDTSGDMWDVGTVVYSMDNVGQAEFMGGGAFDMPYASTQMNQATRNFHLAAIGYEWNTQEMQRAAKLGRSLSSDKAQGAVLAADRFIYGIAMTGKTPRGESEKGWTGFINNGSAPSAQVAADGTGSSRLWADKTPDLILRDINAALTAVETGTGETHIANTLALPTSRYNYIATTRVGDTNATILSFLLANNVAGEALTILKSRELETAGTGSTTRMIAYDNNPQVLKFMLPGAHQFLPAFQKSSLVYEVGGIMNVGGCDVRLPKAIVYRDSF
- a CDS encoding structural cement protein Gp24, which encodes MPELQTSYTGTVAKGYAGMIANGETSNRISRTVEDAAGIAFGKPVYRGSGDHGCTATVGTLATFLGWTVATSAMAPVAGQDADEYQQYDTATIITSGAIYVAVKGAVTDGAALTVGTGGGAADLVGATAADATHIATGWVADETVTDGLCRIVKR
- a CDS encoding HK97-gp10 family putative phage morphogenesis protein, producing MKGADKHLRRLRRLSDEAVDMAGKVVFVGSDMVRAEAFRSISAGSVSGKNHVPSAPGEPPNRDTGVLQDNLVNEKTGPLSAEVRSEGPYATELELGTSKMEARPYMRPARDATEPKIQRLFREEMGKLVRRSGK